Below is a window of Yimella sp. cx-51 DNA.
ACACGCAGGGGTTCCTCCGGCGGCTTGTTGCGGTTACGCATTTCGCCGACCATCACCATGATGACGAAGAGCGCGATGAAGCCCATCGTCAGGAGGATGAAGGCCTTGCCCATCCCGAAGGCCGTTCCGGACGCGGCTGACAACATGGCGGTGTTCACCCCTCCATGGTCTCAGCCGAACGATGGCGTGGACGTCGCGGCCGGTCGATTCGGCGGATTCTGGGGCCGTGCGTATACTCGGTGACCGCATCCTCGCAGGGGATGCGGCGCCGCTTTAGCTCAGTTGGCCAGAGCGATTCACTCGTAATGAATAGGTCGTCGGTTCGATTCCGACAAGCGGCTCAGACAAAAACGTCTCCCGGAGAAAACCGGGAGACGTTTTGCTGTTTCCACGCTCAGCCTGCGGACGTACCCGCCAACCAGGTGCGATAGCCGCCGTCCAGATTGCGTGCGCGACGACCATGCTGCGCCAGGACGCGTGCCGCGGTGTGGCCGCGCTGCCCGACCGCGCAGTGGACGATCAGGTCGCCGTCCGGAAGCTCCTGAGCGCGTTCGCGCAGCTCATCGAGCGGCATGTTGATCGCTCCCGGGATCGCCCCTTGCGCGAACTCCGCGGCGGTCCGCACATCCACAAGCACCGCACCGGAGGCGAGGGCGTCGTCCAGTTCGTGCCATTGGACGGTCTGGGAGATGTCTCGGGCGAGGTTGTCGGCGATGTAGCCCAGCATGTTCACTGGATCCTTGGCCGAACCGAACTGTGGCGCATAAGCCAGTTCAAGCTCGGCGAGACTCGATGCCGTCAATCCGGCTGACATGGCGGTCGCGAGCACGTCGATACGCTTGTCGACCCCTTCGCCGCCCACGCCTTGAGCGCCCAGCAGCAGGTCAGTCTGGGGGTCGACCAGGAGCTTCAACGACATCCCCTCGGCGCCGGGGTAGTAAGTGGCGTGTGAGGCCGGGTGTGTGTGGATGACACGGTAGGGACGGCCGACCGCGCGCAGCTTCTTCTCGTTCCAACCCGTGGTCGCCACTTGAAGACCGAAGACACCGACGATCGCTGTGCCCAGCACCGGACGGTCCTGCACCACTCGTCCCGCGATGACATCAGCGACAAAGCGCCCTTGCCGGTTTGCGGTGTTCGCCAACGGCACCAGCGTGTCGCCACCCGATACTGCGTCCCGCTTCTGCACCGCGTCGCCGACGGCATAGATGGCCGGGTCACTGGTGCGGAACTGCTCATCGACCAGGATGCCGCCGGTCGGACCGATCTCCAGATCGGCCGCGGCGGCCAGCCGCGAATCCGGCCTGACGCCGATCGCTGAGATCACAATGTCGGCGTCGACGCGCTCGCCATCAGACAGCACCACCTCGGAAGCCTCGATCTCCACCACAGATCGACCCAGCCGCAGGTCGACGCCTTCGGCCCGCACAC
It encodes the following:
- a CDS encoding FAD-dependent oxidoreductase, producing MEIVIIGGVAAGMSAATRMRRLDENAHIVVLERSGYVSFANCGLPYHVGGVIESRESLLLQTPASLAERFHLDVRVSHEAMSIDRAKRTVQVRDLNSGKTFDLPYDALVLSPGARPVVPPIPGIERALALRDIEDTDAIVASLDGARTAVVIGGGFIGVEMAENLCHRGLMVTMVEATDQLMAPLDPEMAHPVHECVRAEGVDLRLGRSVVEIEASEVVLSDGERVDADIVISAIGVRPDSRLAAAADLEIGPTGGILVDEQFRTSDPAIYAVGDAVQKRDAVSGGDTLVPLANTANRQGRFVADVIAGRVVQDRPVLGTAIVGVFGLQVATTGWNEKKLRAVGRPYRVIHTHPASHATYYPGAEGMSLKLLVDPQTDLLLGAQGVGGEGVDKRIDVLATAMSAGLTASSLAELELAYAPQFGSAKDPVNMLGYIADNLARDISQTVQWHELDDALASGAVLVDVRTAAEFAQGAIPGAINMPLDELRERAQELPDGDLIVHCAVGQRGHTAARVLAQHGRRARNLDGGYRTWLAGTSAG